From the Diospyros lotus cultivar Yz01 chromosome 13, ASM1463336v1, whole genome shotgun sequence genome, one window contains:
- the LOC127789203 gene encoding gibberellin-regulated protein 11-like — MVSRWLVLVAVLLFCISQGSSDAEIEAQVVKGANRRLLPFMDCGGLCKERCSLHSRPNVCNRACGTCCVRCKCVPPGTSGNREVCGRCYTDMTTHGNRTKCP; from the exons ATGGTGTCCAGATGGCTAGTTCTAGTGGCTGTTCTGCTCTTCTGCATTTCCCAG GGATCATCTGATGCAGAGATTGAAGCCCAG GTGGTGAAAGGAGCTAACAGAAGGCTCTTGCCATTTATGG ACTGTGGAGGGCTGTGCAAGGAGAGGTGCAGCTTGCACTCGAGGCCAAACGTGTGCAACAGGGCATGTGGCACGTGCTGCGTCAGGTGCAAGTGTGTGCCTCCAGGGACTTCAGGGAACAGGGAGGTGTGTGGAAGGTGCTACACAGACATGACCACTCATGGCAACAGGACCAAGTGCCCCTAA